Proteins found in one Actinomycetota bacterium genomic segment:
- the polX gene encoding DNA polymerase/3'-5' exonuclease PolX, translating into MARANEVVESLLQEYSDLLAISGGDPFRVRTYEKSARSVGGYHTDITTLDRDGLLKIPNVGSSTADKIQEALRTGTFRQLEDLREQVPAGVREMISIPTLGPKKAMVLYKDLHISSVEELADAIHEGRLTGMKGFGPKTEENILHGIALMQQSGGRVQVGVALDLAEEIIAKLAQVSGCTKCTYAGSLRRMAETIGDIDILVASKRPGPVMDAFTSLSYVSEVKARGDTKTSILTTKGLQVDLRVVPPDVWGAALQYFTGSKAHNIRTREIAVRKGLKLSEYGIFDAETDERIVARTEEEVYAQLGLPWIPPVLREDRGEIEAAQRGELPTLVELGDIRGDLHTHTNLTDGLATLEDMVATAAERGLRYYAITDHAPNLYMQRMTDEKMLAQRDQVRKLQSRYPKMELLHGTELNIDADGGVDWGPEFLEGFDVCVASVHSLFNQSKDEMTRRIVRACENPHVNIIGHPTGRQIGGRAPVDVDLEEVFKAAARTGTALEVNSFPDRLDLRDEHVMWARRHGVKFAVDTDSHSTVHLGFMRFGVATAQRGWLTKDDVINTWPLGKLRTFLRKGHAR; encoded by the coding sequence ATGGCACGGGCCAACGAAGTCGTCGAGTCGCTCCTCCAGGAGTATTCGGACCTCCTGGCCATCTCGGGCGGGGACCCCTTCCGGGTCCGCACCTACGAGAAGTCCGCCCGGTCCGTGGGCGGCTACCACACGGACATCACCACCCTCGACCGCGACGGCTTGCTGAAGATCCCGAACGTGGGGTCGTCCACCGCCGACAAGATCCAGGAAGCGCTTCGCACCGGGACCTTCCGCCAGCTGGAGGACCTTCGCGAGCAGGTGCCGGCGGGGGTGCGGGAGATGATCTCGATCCCCACGCTGGGTCCGAAGAAGGCCATGGTCCTGTACAAGGACCTCCACATTTCCTCCGTGGAGGAGCTGGCCGACGCCATCCACGAGGGCCGGCTCACCGGTATGAAGGGGTTCGGCCCGAAGACCGAGGAGAACATCCTGCACGGCATCGCCCTCATGCAGCAGTCGGGCGGCCGGGTCCAGGTGGGGGTGGCGCTCGACCTGGCGGAGGAGATCATCGCGAAACTCGCGCAGGTCAGCGGTTGCACGAAGTGCACGTACGCGGGCTCCCTCCGCCGCATGGCCGAGACCATCGGCGACATCGACATCCTGGTGGCGTCGAAGCGACCCGGACCGGTGATGGACGCGTTCACCTCGCTGTCCTACGTCTCGGAGGTGAAGGCCCGGGGGGACACGAAGACGTCCATCCTCACCACGAAGGGGCTCCAGGTGGACCTGCGGGTGGTCCCGCCGGACGTGTGGGGCGCGGCGCTCCAGTACTTCACCGGCTCGAAGGCCCACAACATCCGGACCCGGGAGATCGCGGTGCGCAAGGGCCTGAAACTCTCGGAGTACGGCATCTTCGACGCCGAGACCGACGAGCGCATCGTGGCCCGTACCGAGGAGGAGGTCTACGCCCAGCTCGGCCTGCCGTGGATCCCGCCGGTGCTCAGGGAGGACCGCGGCGAGATCGAGGCCGCCCAGCGCGGCGAGCTGCCCACGCTGGTCGAGCTGGGGGACATTCGAGGCGACCTCCACACCCACACCAACCTGACGGACGGGCTGGCCACGCTGGAGGACATGGTGGCCACGGCCGCGGAACGCGGGCTCCGCTACTACGCCATCACGGACCACGCCCCCAACCTGTACATGCAGCGCATGACGGACGAGAAGATGCTGGCCCAGCGGGATCAGGTCCGGAAGCTCCAGTCTCGCTACCCGAAGATGGAGCTGCTGCACGGGACCGAGCTGAACATCGACGCGGACGGAGGCGTCGATTGGGGCCCGGAGTTCCTGGAAGGGTTCGACGTCTGCGTCGCGAGCGTGCACTCGCTGTTCAACCAGTCGAAGGACGAGATGACCCGGCGGATCGTTCGGGCCTGCGAGAACCCGCACGTGAACATCATCGGCCACCCCACCGGCCGGCAGATCGGCGGCCGGGCCCCCGTGGACGTCGACCTGGAGGAGGTGTTCAAGGCGGCGGCCCGAACCGGGACCGCGCTCGAGGTGAACTCGTTCCCGGACCGACTGGACCTCCGGGACGAGCACGTGATGTGGGCCAGGCGCCACGGCGTGAAGTTCGCCGTGGACACGGACTCCCACTCCACGGTCCACCTGGGGTTCATGCGATTCGGCGTCGCAACCGCCCAGCGGGGGTGGCTGACCAAGGACGACGTGATCAACACGTGGCCTCTGGGGAAGCTCCGGACCTTCCTGCGCAAGGGCCACGCTCGCTGA
- a CDS encoding DNA-3-methyladenine glycosylase, giving the protein MARDLLGQVLVRTLPDGTRLAGRIVETEAYRQDDPASHSYRGRTARTDVMFGPPGHLYVYFTYGAHFCMNVVAGQDGEGSAALLRAVEPVDGATEMACRRGTEVPRLLCAGPGRLCQAFGVGREHNGIDLVSGDGMWIERAAPVPDGEVGIGPRVGITSAMEQPWRFTVRTSRYLSRAAVVQPGKVRVRRRS; this is encoded by the coding sequence GTGGCCCGTGACCTGCTGGGGCAGGTCCTGGTGCGAACGCTCCCCGACGGGACCAGGCTGGCGGGAAGGATCGTGGAGACCGAGGCCTACCGGCAGGACGACCCGGCCAGCCACTCCTACCGTGGCCGCACCGCCCGAACGGACGTGATGTTCGGGCCGCCCGGGCACCTGTACGTCTATTTCACGTACGGAGCTCACTTCTGCATGAACGTCGTCGCCGGCCAGGACGGGGAGGGGAGCGCGGCGCTCCTGCGCGCGGTGGAACCCGTGGACGGGGCGACCGAGATGGCCTGCCGGCGGGGAACGGAGGTTCCCCGTCTGCTGTGCGCCGGGCCGGGGCGCCTGTGCCAGGCGTTCGGCGTGGGCCGGGAGCACAACGGGATCGATCTGGTGTCGGGCGACGGGATGTGGATCGAGCGCGCCGCTCCGGTGCCGGACGGCGAGGTCGGGATCGGCCCCCGCGTGGGGATCACCTCGGCCATGGAACAGCCCTGGCGGTTCACCGTCCGCACCAGCCGGTACCTGTCGCGGGCAGCCGTTGTCCAGCCCGGAAAGGTCAGGGTTCGACGTAGATCATGA
- a CDS encoding transglycosylase domain-containing protein, whose amino-acid sequence MSERRGSVRSAVPSVPCGTTRAHRLGPVLAGVLALALLAQGCRIPDLKSVEARARRLPQTSFLYAGNGSLVTTFHAEQNRVSVPFEDIPQVMRDAVVAIEDQRFYEHEGIDLKALIRAAYIDATSGKVVEGGSTITEQYIKNRYLGPAQTLSRKFTEAALAWQLEHELSKSAILTRYLNTVYFGHGAYGIQAAARTYFSEPATALDLSQAATIAGLIAAPSAYDPLVHPLRALDRRNRVLASMRALDDTSEADYFAAVQSPLGLHPSKTGDRYFAPYFVQFVKDWFTSNPAFGPTRADREALLYEGGVRIYTTLDPGLQRDAQNAINQVLVYRTDPYAAMTVIDPRTGEIKAMVGGRNYFSQHDPVAEVNLATGGVTGRQAGSSFKPFALVAALENGIAPQQTYDAPASLQIPLPSACQAPGQPVWDVQNYDGTAAGTIDLETATIDSVNVVYAQLVQQLGGGDACAGAAKVVAVARRLGVSAPELGRMGVGVPLRPVPSAVLGAEQVNTVEMASAYGTLATVGYRVPPIPVTKVTDSHGKVLWRADPHPKLVVDPGIAWVTDQILQKVVQFGTGAAANIGRPAIGKTGTAQQYRDAWFVGAIPQLVAAVWVGFPKGEISMVAPRTRLPAVLGGTWPAQIWNVFMGKAAEDLPVQDFQQPRVRYVTVAIDSSRGCLANKYTPPYLIQRVRYLDGTQPTERCTEPSSYQQLPVPSVLGVALGDAMAILRGAGFQVQVVAVSSDQPAGTVVGQDPAAGEGALQSSVVTVTVSGPIPVITPSPTVTASPQVLAVPDVVGLSQGDAVSLLQAAGFGVAVVQESKCATASSTCHRAPGLVWKERPDPESEVQQGTAVMIYVEP is encoded by the coding sequence GTGAGCGAGCGCCGGGGATCCGTTCGTTCGGCCGTGCCATCCGTGCCCTGCGGGACCACCCGAGCACACCGCCTGGGGCCCGTGCTGGCCGGCGTCCTGGCGCTTGCCCTGCTGGCGCAGGGGTGCCGCATCCCCGACCTGAAGTCCGTGGAGGCTCGGGCCCGGCGGCTGCCCCAGACCTCCTTCCTGTACGCCGGGAACGGCAGCCTGGTCACCACCTTCCACGCCGAGCAGAACCGGGTCTCGGTGCCATTCGAGGACATCCCCCAGGTGATGCGCGACGCGGTGGTGGCCATCGAGGACCAGCGGTTCTACGAGCACGAGGGCATCGACCTGAAGGCCCTGATCCGGGCGGCCTACATCGACGCGACCTCCGGCAAGGTCGTGGAGGGCGGCTCCACCATCACCGAGCAGTACATCAAGAACCGCTACCTGGGCCCCGCGCAGACGCTGTCGAGGAAGTTCACCGAAGCCGCCCTGGCCTGGCAGCTCGAGCACGAGCTGTCCAAGAGCGCCATCCTGACCCGGTACCTCAACACGGTGTACTTCGGGCACGGGGCCTACGGCATCCAGGCCGCCGCCCGGACGTACTTCTCCGAGCCGGCCACGGCGCTCGACCTGTCCCAGGCCGCCACGATCGCGGGGCTCATCGCGGCGCCGTCCGCGTACGACCCCCTGGTCCATCCGCTACGGGCCCTGGACCGCCGCAACCGGGTCCTGGCCTCCATGCGGGCCCTGGACGACACCTCGGAAGCGGACTACTTCGCGGCCGTCCAGAGCCCGCTCGGCCTGCATCCGTCGAAGACGGGGGACCGGTACTTCGCCCCCTACTTCGTTCAGTTCGTGAAGGACTGGTTCACCTCCAACCCGGCCTTCGGCCCCACCCGGGCCGACCGGGAGGCGCTGCTGTACGAGGGGGGCGTGCGGATCTACACGACGCTCGACCCCGGCCTTCAGCGTGACGCCCAGAACGCCATCAACCAGGTCCTGGTGTACCGGACCGATCCCTACGCCGCGATGACGGTGATCGATCCGAGGACCGGCGAGATCAAGGCCATGGTCGGCGGCAGGAACTACTTCTCCCAGCACGACCCGGTGGCCGAGGTGAACCTGGCCACCGGGGGGGTCACCGGACGCCAGGCCGGATCGTCGTTCAAGCCGTTCGCGCTGGTGGCGGCGCTGGAGAACGGGATCGCGCCCCAGCAGACCTACGATGCGCCAGCCTCGCTGCAGATTCCGCTCCCCAGCGCCTGCCAGGCCCCCGGCCAGCCCGTGTGGGACGTGCAGAACTACGACGGCACCGCGGCGGGAACCATCGACCTCGAGACGGCCACCATCGACTCGGTCAACGTGGTGTACGCGCAGCTGGTGCAGCAGCTGGGCGGCGGGGACGCCTGCGCCGGCGCGGCGAAGGTCGTGGCGGTGGCCAGACGCCTGGGGGTGAGCGCCCCCGAGCTGGGGCGGATGGGCGTGGGGGTGCCCCTGCGGCCGGTTCCCTCGGCCGTGCTCGGGGCCGAGCAGGTGAACACGGTGGAGATGGCCTCCGCGTACGGCACGCTGGCCACCGTGGGCTACCGGGTCCCGCCCATCCCGGTCACCAAGGTCACCGACTCGCACGGCAAGGTGCTGTGGCGGGCCGATCCGCATCCAAAGCTGGTCGTGGACCCGGGCATCGCCTGGGTCACCGACCAGATCCTCCAGAAGGTCGTGCAGTTCGGGACGGGGGCGGCCGCCAACATCGGCCGGCCCGCCATCGGCAAGACCGGGACGGCCCAGCAGTACCGGGACGCCTGGTTCGTGGGCGCGATCCCGCAGCTGGTGGCGGCGGTGTGGGTGGGATTCCCGAAGGGTGAGATCTCCATGGTGGCGCCGCGGACCCGGCTTCCGGCGGTGCTCGGCGGGACCTGGCCGGCCCAGATCTGGAACGTGTTCATGGGCAAGGCGGCCGAGGACCTGCCCGTCCAGGACTTCCAGCAGCCCCGGGTGCGCTACGTCACGGTCGCGATCGACAGCTCCCGGGGATGCCTGGCCAACAAGTACACGCCGCCCTACCTGATCCAGCGGGTGCGGTACCTGGACGGCACGCAGCCCACGGAGCGGTGCACCGAACCGAGCTCGTACCAGCAGCTCCCGGTCCCGTCCGTGCTCGGCGTGGCCCTGGGCGACGCCATGGCCATCCTGCGAGGGGCCGGGTTCCAGGTCCAGGTGGTCGCCGTCTCCTCGGACCAGCCGGCGGGAACGGTGGTCGGCCAGGACCCGGCCGCCGGCGAGGGTGCCCTTCAGTCGAGCGTGGTGACCGTCACGGTGTCCGGGCCCATCCCGGTCATCACGCCCTCCCCGACGGTGACCGCCTCGCCCCAGGTCCTGGCGGTCCCGGACGTCGTCGGGCTGTCGCAGGGGGACGCGGTGAGCCTGCTCCAGGCGGCCGGGTTCGGCGTGGCGGTGGTCCAGGAATCGAAGTGCGCGACGGCCTCGTCCACCTGCCATCGCGCCCCGGGACTGGTGTGGAAGGAACGCCCCGACCCCGAGTCGGAGGTCCAGCAGGGCACCGCCGTCATGATCTACGTCGAACCCTGA
- the argF gene encoding ornithine carbamoyltransferase, translating into MDDVTASELDYLLELSEKAKVSPGDFSEHLRGKSVAMILEKPSTRTRVSFEVAIAEAGGHPVVLSSGELQLGRGETIEDTGRVLSRYVDAIVLRTFEQERLEVLAEVATVPVVNALSDFEHPCQCLADLLTVREKKGDLAGLTLAYLGDGNNVTHSLLLGGALTGMHVRVASPPGFEPIPQVVQRATEIAAETGGSIELMREPIDATIDADVLYTDVWASMGQEAEAEDRSLVFPAYRIDQAAVDRAKDDVIVLHCLPAHRGHEITDEVIDGPHSAVWDQAENRLHTQKALLAWLLAEA; encoded by the coding sequence ATGGACGACGTCACCGCCTCCGAGCTCGACTACCTGCTCGAGCTGTCGGAGAAGGCCAAGGTGTCCCCGGGGGACTTCTCCGAGCACCTGCGGGGCAAGTCCGTGGCCATGATCTTGGAGAAGCCGTCGACCCGGACCCGAGTGTCGTTCGAGGTCGCCATCGCCGAGGCGGGCGGCCATCCCGTGGTCCTCTCCTCCGGCGAGCTCCAGCTGGGCCGGGGCGAGACCATCGAGGACACCGGCCGCGTGCTGTCCCGCTACGTCGACGCGATCGTGCTGCGGACCTTCGAGCAGGAACGCCTCGAGGTGCTGGCGGAGGTGGCGACGGTCCCGGTGGTCAACGCCCTATCCGACTTTGAGCACCCCTGCCAGTGCCTGGCCGACCTCCTCACCGTCCGCGAGAAGAAGGGCGACCTGGCCGGCCTCACCCTGGCCTACCTGGGCGACGGCAACAACGTGACCCACTCGCTCCTGCTCGGCGGAGCCCTCACCGGGATGCACGTGCGGGTGGCGTCGCCGCCGGGCTTCGAGCCCATCCCGCAGGTGGTCCAGCGAGCGACGGAGATCGCGGCCGAGACCGGGGGCTCCATCGAGCTCATGCGGGAACCCATCGACGCAACCATCGACGCGGACGTCCTGTACACGGACGTGTGGGCCAGCATGGGCCAGGAGGCGGAAGCGGAGGACCGTTCCCTGGTCTTCCCCGCCTACCGCATCGACCAGGCTGCCGTGGACCGGGCCAAGGACGACGTCATCGTCCTGCACTGCCTCCCCGCCCACCGCGGGCACGAGATCACCGACGAGGTCATCGACGGTCCGCACTCGGCGGTGTGGGACCAGGCCGAGAACCGCCTCCACACCCAGAAGGCCCTGCTGGCCTGGCTCCTGGCCGAGGCCTAG
- a CDS encoding sigma-70 family RNA polymerase sigma factor: protein MRVDERFQELYRAEFGAVYRAVFLACGDRSVAEDATQEAFARALERWGRLRDRPWVAGWVATTAMNVARRSLRRRPGPELEGAVGAAGADPDAAEDVRRAVRRLPPRQREAVVLHYAMDLPVVEVARLMRCAEGTVKAHLSKAREALRGRLEGVRDEG from the coding sequence GTGAGGGTCGACGAGCGGTTCCAGGAGCTGTACCGCGCGGAGTTCGGGGCCGTGTATCGAGCCGTCTTCCTGGCCTGCGGGGACCGGTCGGTGGCGGAGGACGCCACGCAGGAGGCGTTCGCCCGGGCCCTGGAGCGGTGGGGCCGGCTTCGGGACCGTCCCTGGGTGGCCGGATGGGTGGCCACGACCGCCATGAACGTGGCCCGGCGGTCGCTGCGGCGGCGTCCCGGACCGGAGCTGGAGGGCGCGGTGGGAGCGGCCGGAGCGGACCCGGACGCGGCCGAGGACGTGCGGAGGGCGGTGCGGCGCCTGCCGCCCCGGCAGCGGGAGGCGGTGGTCCTGCACTACGCGATGGACCTGCCGGTGGTCGAGGTAGCCCGGCTGATGCGATGCGCGGAGGGAACGGTGAAGGCCCACCTGTCGAAGGCGCGCGAGGCCCTGCGAGGCCGGCTGGAAGGGGTTCGCGATGAGGGATGA